The following is a genomic window from Candidatus Binatia bacterium.
ACGGGGAAGCGCCGATCACCCGCAGCCACTCTCGCCCATGGTGCGACCACGACCGGCGATCGCGGGTTCACCACATCCGGCACCTGGTCACCCATTCCGGCGATAGGCCACGGAGGTGGCCAGGTTTCGCGGCGGGTCGCCAGAATCGGCGCAGCAACCGGCCCGCCTCTTGCATTGGAAAGCACTCGTGGTGGGGGTGGCAGAGGTAGCGTCCGTCGCGGAGGAATCGGCTCCGGAGGCGCTCGGGAATCGCGAGGTCTTGATCTGGCACGTGCGCCCGTCCGAGGTGCGAGCGCCTGAGCTCGTAGACCGGTACCAACGCATCCTCAGTGCGGAAGAATGCGAACGAGGCAACCGGTTCCAGTTCGATCGCGACAGACACTCGTATCTCGTCACACGCGTGCTCGTTCGAACGGTGCTGTCGCACTACACCGGCGTCGACCCAACCGCGTGGGGCTTCGAGAAGAACTCCTACGGCCGTCCGTCGATCGCCTACCCACCGAGCGCGCGGCGCCTGCGCTTCAACCTGTCGCATACGACCGATCTGATCGCGTGCTGTGTCGCTCGACAGCGTGAGATCGGCGTGGACGTCGAGAGCCTCGAGCGCACCAACGTGCGCATCGAGCTGGCGGACCGCTTCTTCTCACCGGCCGAGGCGGCGGACCTGCGGTCTCGGCCCGCCTGGCGCACGAGGTTCTTCGAGTACTGGACGCTGAAGGAAGCCTACATCAAGGCACGCGGGATGGGGCTTTCGCTTCCCATCGAGAAGTTCACGCTCGATCTCCGGGAACCGCGAGACATCCGGATCGCCTTTGCCCCACCGCTGCGAGACCGACCCGAGACCTTGCGCTTCCAGCTCTTCGACCACCTGCCGGGCTACATGATGGCGCTGGCGTTCCGGATCGCCCGTGAAGAGCGGGTCCTGGTCCGGGTCGGGCCTACGGTTCCCCCGTCGTTTGGCGAGGCCCCGGTTTCGCAAATCCACGAGTACATTCGACCGACTGCCGTGGGTTCGGTCGTGATCGTTCCGGAGGGTCCGCGAGTTTTTTCCGACGACGAAGAGTGGGGCGCATTCCCGCCGCTCCCACCCAAGAGCTGAGGTGCCGGGAAGCCCATGTCGGCCGGCGCGAATCAACGATCGAGGAGGCGCCCCCACCCCTCGAAATGGCCTCCTCAGTGCCCCCATGCTGAACACACTGGTCGGCGAAAGCCCTGCCATCCGGCGACTCCGCTACGAGCTCGATGCCATCGCCCCGACGGAGTCATCGGTGTTGATCACAGGCGAGACCGGAACCGGCAAGGGATTGGTCGCACGACTGATCCACCGTGCGTCCCGCCGGGCACAAGGGCCGTTCGTGCATGTGGATTGCGCCTCGCTGGCCGAGAGCGTGATCGAGAGCGAACTCTTCGGACACGAGCGCGGGGCGTTCACCGGAGCGCGCGATGATCTTCGCACGGGGAGACCGGCTTCAAGCAGACCTCGGCAACCTGAGCGACCTTTCCGAGGAGGATCCTGTTCCGTCGTTCCACGCCGAACCGCCGGACGGCGCTTCCCCTTTTTGAGTCGACGTGCCGCACGGGACACGACGCGACGACTAACGTAGTCGCGACGCGCGGACGACGGAACAGGGACGCTCGACCGGCTGGCTCGCGGCGGCTTCTGTCGCGGGCAGAGCGATCGGGCCAATGAAGTGCTCGTGGCGGTACAACTGACGGGAGAGACGCTCAGCCAGCTGCTTGGCGAGATCCGGATCGAGGATGACCCGAACCCACCCTTCGTCGGATGTGGCCGTTTCGAACTCCATGCAGAAACGAAACCCGACGGTCGTCACACGGGCATCGTTGGCGCTTCGCGCGGAACTCGTTCCGGCCCCTTCGACGCCGGGTTCAACGGCTCCTTCGTCCGCTGCGACATTCTGCGAACATCCATGTGGTTCCACGATTGCAACCTCTCCCCGGGAATATCCCGGATTCTCGCAGCCCGGCATGGCGGCGATGGACCTCATCGCCACGACGGTGCAAGCACCGTTCCGCAGAATCGACGTCGTCGTCGATGCTGTGTGCGCGGCGGATGCCGTCTCTCACGGCGCAACGAGCCGCCACTCCTGGCCAATGGCGAGCCGAAACCGGCCACTTCGGCCGATCGGCGAGCACGCCCGGCGCGCCACCAAGACGCGTAGAGCCGGGGCACACGAATTGCAGTCCATGACTTGCAGAGTGAGCACCTGATCTCTGTGGCCGATCCCGAAAGTACCGGAGCACGAAACGCACTCCCGCTGTCGGCGCTGTCTCCGGGGCCCCACTGGCGAGACCAACGCGAGAGGCGACGGCAGAGAGACCGAACTCGCCCTCTGATCGCGACCGTCGGAGCCGGAACGATCGGAACCGGCGTCGCCCAGGCCCTCGCGGCCTGCGATTACCGGGTTCTCCTCCTGGATCACTCCGAGATCCAGCTGGGTCGCGCCCTTCGCAATATTCGCCGGGGCATTCGAGCCCAGAGACTGGTGGGCGGCGCCCACCCGGTACCGGATCCCGACGAAGTCCTTCGCCGAATCGACCCCACGACGGATCCCGATCAACTGGTCCGTACCCATATCGTGATCGAGAACGTCACGGAGAACTGGACCATCAAGGAAGCGCTCTACCGCGACATGGCGAAGATCACGGATCCGCAGACGGTCTTCTGCGCCAATACGTCGACGATCCCGATCACACAGATCGCTTCGGCGACGGAATACCCCGACCGTGTCATCGGAATGCACTTCATGAACCCGGTGCCGATCATGCCGGCGGTCGAGCTCATTCGGGGGCACCATACCTCCGAGAGAACGATCCGCACCGCTCGACGGCTCGTGGCCGGGCTCGGCAAGCACGCAATCCTGGTGGAGGACTCTCCCGGCTTCGTGACCAATCGCGTGATGATGCTGGTGATCAACGAGGCGATCTTCATTCTGCAGGATCGCGTCGCGGAGACGCCGCAGGATGTCGATCGGCTTCTCAAGACCTGCCTCGGCCGCAAGATGGGACCGCTGGAAACCGCGGACCTGATCGGCCTCGACACCGTGCTCTTCTCCATGGAAGAGCTGTACCGCAGGTTCAGCGACTCCAAGTACCGGCCCTGCCCACTTCTCCGGAAGATGGTGTCCGCCGGAATCCTGGGTCGCAAGTCGGGCCACGGCTTCTACCGCTACCATCAAGTCGCCGCGTAGCGCCGGGACGGCAATTCGCCGATTCTGCCGTCCGGCTCGCCGAATGTGGCAGCCGCAGCTCACCGCGCCGCCGGCGCCACCGTCGAACCCGGCTGGCCTGAATCCTGCAGTTCCCCAGCACCGTGGAACAGCCGAGACACAAAGAGCTAGAGCAGGGATTCGAGCAGTTCGCCTCGACCCATGTCGCGCCGCACGCGGCCCAGTGCGACCGCGAGGAACGCATTCCGGACTCCATCATCGAGCAGCTCGGCGACGCCGGCTATCTCGGCATAGGAATCCCGACGAAGTGGGGGGGCGGGGGTGCGGACTCGGTCACGTTCGGCCTGCTGAATCGGCAGATTGCACGCGCGAGTGCTTCCGTGCACGGGGTCATCAACGTGCACCACATGGCCACGGCACCGATCGCCCGGTGGGGCAGCTCCTCGATGCGAGAAACGTGGCTTCCCCGTCTCGTGCGCGGTGAGCTCGTCGCGGCGTTCGCGGCGACCGAGCCCGAGGTCGGGAGCGACGCGGCGGCCATCCGAACCACGGCCAGGCCCGACGGCGATCACTTCGTTCTGAACGGCACGAAGAAGTGGATCACGCTCGGACAGCGGGCCGACGTGTTCGTGATCCTCGCCCGGTGTGACGAAGGTCCGACCGCCTTTCTCGTCGAACGGGATACTCCGGGCGTCGAGATCACACCGATCCGGGGAATCCTCGGCTGCCGCGGGTACATGCTGGCCGAGATCCGGTTCGATCAATGCCGCATTCCCGGCGACAACATCGTCGGACGCCTTGGTCTCGGACTGACCCACGTGTTCTCGGTCGGCCTCGACATCGGCCGATACGGTCTCGCATGGGGCTGCACCGGCGTTCTCGACGCATGCCTCGACGCCTCGCTCCACCACACGCGCCGCCGGCAGCAGTTCGGAGTCGCGATCCGTGAACATCAGCTCGTGCAGCAGATGATCACGCGCATGGTCACGAAGACCCGCGCTGCCGAACTCCTGTGCACCCACGCCGGCAAACTCCGGGACCAGCGCGCTCCATCCGCGATCGCAGAGACGTCGCTCGCGAAATACTACGCGTCGGTCTCTCTCGGAGAGGTCGCGGCCGACGCGGTTCAACTCCACGGTGCGGCGGGATGCAGCGCCGAGCAGCCGGTTCAACGCTACATGCGTGACGCAAAAATCATGGAGATCATCGAAGGCACGACGCAGATCCAGGAACTCGCGATCGCACGCTACGCGTATCAGGATCTCGATCGCGCCGAACCCCTCTCGGCGGAAGCCGACTGCGACAAGGCCGCGTGAGAAGAGCCATGGCGACCGCACCTCGTTTGAAGTCAAGAAGCAAAGTCCTCTTCGAGAGCGCCGGAGCCGGCGTCTACTCCGGCGACATCGATGCCGCCCTCGCCGCGACGAGCGACGTCTACCACCTGGCGGACGGGCTGGTCGGTCTGCGCGGTACGACCCTCGCGGTCTATCGCTTCTTCGAGCGGGAGTTCTTGAACATCGCGCGACGCTACGGGGCGGAGGAGAACCTCTATCCATCGATGCTGCCGGTCAGCATGCTGGAGGAAGTCAACTACTTTTCGAACTTCCCCCAGCACGTGACCCTCTGCTCCCATTTCCCCGACGAAGTCCCGTTCCTCGGATCCGTCGCGGCCGCCGCCTCCGAGCAACAGGGTCGACTCCCCGACCAGTACCGACAGCAACTCGCGCCGCCCGACCATGTTCTCCAGCCGGCCGTCTGCTTGCCCTGCTACCGCCAGCACCGGGACCGGGTGCTCCCACCTGGAAGCTCCCTCGCGGTCACGATGCAGAACCACGTCTACCGCTACGAATCGACCAACTTCCGGTCACTCTCGCGGCTGTGGGACTTCGATGTCCGCGACATCGTGTTCTTCGGATCCCTCGAATCCTTGTCGACGTTCCGGATGGAGCTCATGGAGCTCTCCATCGAGCTGTGCCGCGAGTTGGGGCTCGCCGCCCAGATCGAACTGGCAAGCGATCCTTTCTTCACGACGGTGGTTGGCAAGGACGTGTACCAGCGACTCACGGAGGTGAAATACGAGCTCGGAGTGGAGCTGCCCCAACGCGGCGAGCGCCTGGCGGTCTCCTCCTTCAACCTCCACCGCGACTTCTACACCAAGGTCTACGACATTCGATTCGAAGGCGGAGAAGTCGCCGAAAGCGCCTGTATTGGCTTCGGCCTCCATAGATGGACATATGCATTCCTGGCACAACTGGGGCTCGAACCGGCGCAGTGGCCGAGACGGGTCCAGACTTCGATCGAGACGGGAGATCAAAATTGAGGAGCCCAGAGAACGTCCGAGGAGCCGAAGCCTTCTTCACCGCCGTCCTCGCGTGGCCACGAGTGATCATCGCTCTAAGCCTCTTGCTGTTGATCGTCAGCGCGGCGTTCTTGCCGAGCCTCCGCGAGGACATGCGCGACCAGGCGTTCATGCCTGCCGACGACCCGATGGTCGCCTTCTCGGAGCAGAACGCCAAGCGCTTCGGATTCGCCGACGCGATCGCGATCGCGGTGATCGACAACTCGCCGACCGGCGTTTTCAATCCCGAAACGCTGACTCTGGTCGACTGGCTCACCCGCGATCTCAAGACGGTGGAGGGGATCGACCCCCAGAGCGTGGCAAGCCTCTCCACGGAATCTGCAATCACGAGCACAGACGAAGGCATGTTCATCGAGCCCTTCTTCAGGACCGTACCCGACACAGCTCCCGAGGCGGAGGCGGTACGCACCATGGTCATGGACTCGACGCTCCATCTCGGAACGCTCGTCACCGCGGATGGGACCGGGACCCTGGTCCTGGGCGAACTCCTGGATCCCAAGTTCGGCTCCCAGGCCTATAAGGATGTTCTGCGACGCATCGAAGATGCGCCCAAGACCGACCAGGAGATCCATGTGGCCGGCGAGGGCGCGTCCGCGGGCTATCTCGCGGAGTACGTCGACGCGGACGCCATGAGACTCAACCCGGCAGCCTTTCTGATGCTCCTTGTCGTGCTCTCGGCCTGCTACCGCAGTGTG
Proteins encoded in this region:
- a CDS encoding 3-hydroxyacyl-CoA dehydrogenase NAD-binding domain-containing protein: MIATVGAGTIGTGVAQALAACDYRVLLLDHSEIQLGRALRNIRRGIRAQRLVGGAHPVPDPDEVLRRIDPTTDPDQLVRTHIVIENVTENWTIKEALYRDMAKITDPQTVFCANTSTIPITQIASATEYPDRVIGMHFMNPVPIMPAVELIRGHHTSERTIRTARRLVAGLGKHAILVEDSPGFVTNRVMMLVINEAIFILQDRVAETPQDVDRLLKTCLGRKMGPLETADLIGLDTVLFSMEELYRRFSDSKYRPCPLLRKMVSAGILGRKSGHGFYRYHQVAA
- a CDS encoding acyl-CoA dehydrogenase family protein → MEQPRHKELEQGFEQFASTHVAPHAAQCDREERIPDSIIEQLGDAGYLGIGIPTKWGGGGADSVTFGLLNRQIARASASVHGVINVHHMATAPIARWGSSSMRETWLPRLVRGELVAAFAATEPEVGSDAAAIRTTARPDGDHFVLNGTKKWITLGQRADVFVILARCDEGPTAFLVERDTPGVEITPIRGILGCRGYMLAEIRFDQCRIPGDNIVGRLGLGLTHVFSVGLDIGRYGLAWGCTGVLDACLDASLHHTRRRQQFGVAIREHQLVQQMITRMVTKTRAAELLCTHAGKLRDQRAPSAIAETSLAKYYASVSLGEVAADAVQLHGAAGCSAEQPVQRYMRDAKIMEIIEGTTQIQELAIARYAYQDLDRAEPLSAEADCDKAA
- a CDS encoding 4'-phosphopantetheinyl transferase superfamily protein, with translation MAEVASVAEESAPEALGNREVLIWHVRPSEVRAPELVDRYQRILSAEECERGNRFQFDRDRHSYLVTRVLVRTVLSHYTGVDPTAWGFEKNSYGRPSIAYPPSARRLRFNLSHTTDLIACCVARQREIGVDVESLERTNVRIELADRFFSPAEAADLRSRPAWRTRFFEYWTLKEAYIKARGMGLSLPIEKFTLDLREPRDIRIAFAPPLRDRPETLRFQLFDHLPGYMMALAFRIAREERVLVRVGPTVPPSFGEAPVSQIHEYIRPTAVGSVVIVPEGPRVFSDDEEWGAFPPLPPKS